One window of Bacteroidales bacterium genomic DNA carries:
- a CDS encoding ATP-binding protein — translation MKSHYITDLIKQGENQTLDFKFEISDSRKIARTLVAFANTDGGTLLIGVKDNGVITGIRSEEEKYMVETAALMYTRPMVRYATKEWQVEGKTVLEVVLAKGEERPYFALEPNGRWMAYIRVKDQNLLANRVLLMVWEKVL, via the coding sequence TTGAAGTCCCATTACATAACCGATCTGATCAAGCAGGGCGAGAATCAGACGCTGGATTTTAAATTTGAGATTTCCGATTCAAGGAAGATTGCACGGACGCTGGTGGCTTTTGCGAACACGGATGGCGGAACGTTGCTGATCGGGGTGAAGGACAATGGCGTGATTACCGGCATCCGGTCGGAGGAGGAGAAGTACATGGTGGAGACGGCAGCGCTGATGTACACACGTCCGATGGTGCGGTATGCGACCAAGGAGTGGCAGGTTGAGGGGAAGACGGTGCTGGAGGTCGTCCTAGCAAAAGGAGAGGAGCGGCCGTATTTTGCGCTGGAGCCCAACGGCAGGTGGATGGCGTATATCCGGGTGAAGGATCAGAACCTGCTGGCGAACCGTGTGCTGTTAATGGTCTGGGAGAAGGTGCTTTAA
- a CDS encoding histidine kinase translates to MMRRFFIYFFLNPLFQALVVTLLIIIFVPLGIQKFKATLVEYQKVDDRAEYYYADLDHDGWSERIITGQNVAGGSYIVIRTRKGDMDQWNIRGVFLPWGKRFIIGDSDHNGRDEIFLFSRSKDSILLHVMEFTERPAFNIRNRCIATTMVAKNQVDPDANVIGGKVTDLNSDGFGELVFAINSGFSLQPRNVFAYYINNDSLRVSPRSGNFISDIHFIDPDQDDKEEIIIDSYASDNIHDSVIPYPDQSCWLMVLDSDLNFLFSPMEFPGKIASLESVVIRNASGQYALISGYNFAGNSEIDDQLFLSTLDGRVIRRRIFKNSDTLDRLSLIPCQPALHSHTFALIQSLGIVSIDTALKLHQVSKYPIHAHQLQSIDIDQNGRTEYLIPHSSFDQYFLFREDFTHPVSLPVPRPAYDLICSVKLAGKGPGQLSIQSNDKLFLFDYGLNPVYNWKPAIYTGIYITILGFVLLIRLLQHIQLKKRYEIEKQLTAFHLSSIKSQMDPHFLYNVINMIGSSIYKENRDEAYKSIMNFSKMVRTLVASSDQLSRPLSEELEFTKSYLELQKSRFRDKFNYLIDLAPDVYMESEIPKMIIQTHAENALKHGLVPKGSPGLLRISISAENEYLIIRVEDDGIGRKQTKLVKSTSTGKGLKIMEQLFAMYNRYNRPPLLQEITDLYDDHQQPAGTRVVISVPLNYNRNVMTGKGSTS, encoded by the coding sequence ATGATGCGGCGATTCTTTATATATTTCTTCTTAAACCCGCTCTTTCAGGCATTGGTGGTGACGTTGCTGATCATCATTTTCGTTCCGCTGGGGATTCAAAAATTCAAGGCAACGCTGGTTGAATATCAGAAGGTAGATGATAGAGCAGAATACTATTATGCTGACCTGGATCACGATGGCTGGTCAGAACGGATCATCACAGGGCAAAATGTGGCAGGAGGATCTTATATCGTAATCCGGACCAGGAAAGGTGATATGGATCAGTGGAATATCCGGGGAGTTTTTTTGCCCTGGGGGAAGCGGTTTATCATAGGTGATTCGGACCATAATGGTCGGGACGAAATCTTCCTGTTCAGCAGATCAAAGGATAGTATTCTGCTGCATGTCATGGAATTTACCGAAAGGCCGGCTTTCAACATCCGGAACAGATGCATTGCCACAACGATGGTTGCTAAAAATCAGGTTGATCCAGATGCAAACGTTATTGGCGGAAAAGTGACCGATCTCAACAGCGATGGTTTCGGGGAGCTGGTTTTTGCCATAAATTCAGGATTTTCACTGCAACCCAGGAATGTATTTGCCTATTATATTAACAACGATTCACTCCGTGTATCTCCCAGGAGCGGCAACTTTATATCAGACATACATTTCATCGATCCGGACCAGGATGACAAAGAAGAGATCATCATTGATTCCTATGCCTCAGACAATATTCATGATTCTGTCATTCCCTATCCCGATCAAAGCTGCTGGCTGATGGTGCTTGACAGCGACCTGAATTTTTTATTTTCACCTATGGAATTTCCGGGAAAAATTGCAAGTCTGGAATCTGTTGTGATCAGAAACGCATCGGGACAATATGCGCTCATCAGCGGCTACAACTTTGCAGGAAACTCAGAAATAGATGACCAGTTATTCCTTTCGACTCTTGATGGACGTGTGATCAGGAGAAGGATCTTTAAAAATTCAGATACACTGGATAGATTGTCTTTAATACCGTGTCAACCTGCACTGCATTCTCATACCTTTGCCCTCATTCAGTCACTGGGCATCGTTTCGATCGACACTGCTCTTAAGCTTCATCAGGTCAGTAAATATCCCATTCACGCCCACCAACTTCAATCTATTGATATTGATCAAAATGGAAGAACAGAATACCTCATTCCACATTCCAGCTTCGATCAGTATTTTTTATTCAGAGAAGACTTTACGCATCCTGTTTCTCTGCCGGTCCCAAGGCCGGCGTATGATCTGATTTGCTCAGTCAAACTGGCAGGTAAAGGTCCCGGGCAACTTTCCATCCAAAGCAACGATAAATTGTTTCTCTTTGATTACGGATTGAATCCGGTTTACAACTGGAAGCCGGCAATATACACAGGGATCTACATCACCATCCTTGGATTCGTTCTTCTCATCCGTCTTTTGCAGCACATCCAGTTAAAGAAAAGGTATGAGATCGAAAAGCAGCTGACCGCTTTTCATCTGAGCAGCATCAAATCCCAGATGGATCCGCATTTTCTGTACAACGTGATCAATATGATCGGATCATCCATCTACAAGGAAAACCGGGATGAAGCGTACAAAAGCATCATGAACTTCTCGAAGATGGTCCGCACCCTGGTTGCATCTTCCGATCAGCTCAGCCGGCCCCTTTCGGAAGAGCTGGAATTCACAAAAAGCTATCTCGAACTCCAGAAGTCCCGGTTCCGTGACAAGTTCAATTACCTGATTGACCTGGCTCCTGATGTATACATGGAATCCGAAATACCCAAGATGATCATCCAGACGCATGCTGAGAATGCGCTGAAGCACGGACTGGTGCCGAAAGGGTCACCGGGCCTGTTACGTATCTCCATCTCCGCGGAAAATGAATATTTGATCATCAGGGTGGAGGATGATGGCATTGGCCGCAAACAAACAAAGTTAGTAAAGTCCACCTCCACCGGGAAAGGGTTGAAGATCATGGAGCAGCTCTTTGCGATGTACAACAGGTACAACCGGCCACCCTTGCTGCAGGAGATAACCGATCTTTACGATGATCACCAGCAGCCTGCCGGCACGCGGGTGGTAATCTCCGTTCCGTTAAATTACAACAGGAATGTGATGACCGGGAAAGGATCGACATCATAA
- a CDS encoding type IX secretion system membrane protein PorP/SprF — MKKYIFIHLFLLISAGVFGQRDALYYQYLHNYHILNPAFTGIQEKPIFHLVDRHQWIGLNGAPNTITLSGQGMLRNEKIGLGGYMYVDRLGPTVDFGVMTTYAYILEFPVGKLSMGLQFGLKQTRIDWQELSMENMNDYYLIVQPKPLTLPDANFGVYYYTPDFFMGFSTTHLFDKYFLALYDNREYSEFAFTQNVYLYTGGFIKIRNMVLKPSVLVKYWEEGNWGVDINTALKINNLIWVGASYRSNTRSFVMLTELRVSSRLKIGYSFDSYLGDIGNYNVGSHEIRLCWDKQTKKKPYVGDFF, encoded by the coding sequence ATGAAAAAATACATTTTCATACATCTGTTCCTGTTGATAAGCGCAGGCGTCTTCGGGCAGCGGGACGCGTTGTATTATCAATACCTTCATAATTATCATATTTTAAACCCGGCCTTTACCGGCATCCAGGAGAAGCCGATCTTCCACCTGGTCGACCGGCACCAGTGGATCGGGTTGAACGGTGCGCCGAACACCATCACCCTGAGCGGACAGGGAATGCTGCGTAACGAAAAGATCGGTCTGGGCGGATATATGTACGTTGACAGGCTGGGACCTACCGTTGACTTCGGCGTAATGACCACCTACGCCTACATCCTCGAATTCCCGGTAGGAAAGCTGTCAATGGGTTTGCAGTTTGGTTTGAAGCAAACCCGTATTGACTGGCAGGAGCTGAGCATGGAAAACATGAACGACTACTACCTGATCGTGCAGCCCAAGCCCCTGACGCTGCCGGATGCCAATTTCGGCGTGTACTACTACACTCCGGATTTCTTTATGGGATTCTCCACCACACATCTTTTCGACAAATACTTTCTGGCCCTGTACGACAATCGGGAGTACTCCGAATTTGCATTCACCCAGAATGTTTATTTGTATACCGGCGGGTTCATCAAGATCAGGAATATGGTGCTCAAACCCTCGGTGCTGGTGAAATACTGGGAAGAAGGCAACTGGGGAGTGGATATCAACACGGCCCTGAAGATCAACAACCTGATCTGGGTGGGCGCGTCGTACCGGTCGAACACCCGGTCGTTCGTGATGCTGACCGAACTGCGCGTGAGTTCACGACTGAAGATCGGCTATTCATTCGATTCCTATCTGGGTGACATAGGGAACTACAATGTAGGTTCACACGAGATCAGGCTTTGCTGGGACAAGCAGACCAAAAAGAAGCCGTACGTAGGGGATTTTTTCTGA
- a CDS encoding LytTR family DNA-binding domain-containing protein: MENIPKKITTLIVEDEPVAVELLEAMLDDAGGIEIVDRCQTIAGSLRSVLQFQPEIIFLDILLGEENGFDLINALRDYDVNPSVIFVTGHDEFVLQAIRHAAFDYLLKPVDPEELKKTLSRYRKRKVESFHRQAGNLSAWLEAARKIRFNTIGGFILVSPAEVLYCEANGNYTDIFLVDGKKHMISRNIGEIEKLLMNNPEFFRISRSIIINSKYLKEVNKKQKLCILTTDKTNYSLAISKDHIKDIEQAF, translated from the coding sequence ATGGAAAATATTCCAAAGAAAATTACCACACTGATTGTTGAAGACGAGCCCGTTGCGGTTGAATTGCTGGAAGCTATGCTGGATGATGCCGGTGGCATTGAGATCGTCGACCGGTGTCAGACGATTGCCGGCAGTTTGCGATCCGTTTTGCAATTTCAACCGGAGATCATTTTTCTGGATATACTCCTGGGCGAGGAAAATGGATTTGATCTTATCAATGCGCTGCGCGATTATGATGTGAATCCCTCCGTCATTTTTGTCACCGGGCATGATGAGTTTGTATTACAGGCCATTCGCCATGCCGCTTTTGATTACCTTTTAAAACCTGTTGATCCTGAAGAACTGAAAAAAACACTATCAAGGTACCGTAAGCGGAAAGTTGAATCATTCCATCGGCAGGCCGGAAATTTATCAGCCTGGCTTGAAGCAGCCCGGAAGATCCGGTTCAATACGATAGGCGGTTTTATACTCGTCAGCCCGGCGGAGGTTCTGTACTGCGAGGCAAATGGTAATTACACAGATATTTTTCTTGTTGACGGAAAGAAACATATGATCTCAAGAAATATCGGGGAGATTGAGAAATTATTGATGAATAATCCTGAGTTTTTCCGTATCAGCCGTTCGATCATCATTAACAGCAAGTACCTGAAGGAGGTGAACAAAAAGCAAAAGCTGTGCATTCTGACCACGGATAAAACGAATTATTCTTTGGCCATCTCAAAGGATCATATTAAAGATATTGAACAGGCATTCTAA